A window of Cherax quadricarinatus isolate ZL_2023a chromosome 53, ASM3850222v1, whole genome shotgun sequence genomic DNA:
tgcaggggtcgagtcctggctcctgtgtgtgtgtgtgtgtgtgtgtgtgtgtgtgtgttgtgtgtgtgtgtgtgtgtgtgtgtgtgtgtgtgtgtgtggcctgaTCATTGTATTGGCTAATTCATATTGATTATGCGTTATTATTAATGCATTGATAGGGACTCTAGTTCGTAGGGGTCACACGCCATCTTGAGAATGAGAATTTGGTTTAGCTCAAGGAAGGCGACCGACAGTAACCCCTATTTTTTGAGGAAAAGCGGCCTTCACGAGCATCAAGACACTTCTTCCTTGAAGTGTACCattataatatattttccatccTGACAGAATCCTGAAGTTGCGCTTGGATTGGTAGGCTCAGATGAGATCTCATACGGATGGAGAGCAAAATTCACGTCTTCTGAAGACCCGCTAGTTGTCGACCTTAACACTTCCCCTGAtcttgacaacaacaacagtcatccGTCAAGTGAAACTGCTGAGGTGGAAGGCTACCTGTCAAGAGAGGCTTTCAGTGAAACTCCAGAAGCCTTTGTGAGACGAAGTCCGGCAAAAAGTGAACAGTTTCAAGATGTATCTCAGGAGGAAAGCGTGAAGGAAAATTCGGAGCCAACCAAAGGTGATTTATCGGAGCTCATAAAGAGCCTTGTTTTAGGAAATGATGATATATTACAAGATTCTGCTACCAATCGACTGAATAGTTTCGACAGGTGGAATAGTCTAGATTCATTATCACAGCGAAGGGAATCATGGCAGCACGAGAATAATCCCAGATTAAGGGGCACAAGGAAGGACCATTATCAAACTCCTAGTACAGGATCCGCATTACTCTCAGTTTCTCACGACATGCTCCACGTCCGATCACACAAGTATTCAAATTCGGTAATGACAGAGAGACATTATAAAAGCATCAACAGAATCCATCGGAGAGAGACCTCGGCAGAGGCCGCCGTAAGATACAAACTCATGTTGAGTACCGAGTCACGTCGTTCATAGAATCAGTGATGTGCATTGGACAACAAAGATAATTCTTCCTTGCAATTTGCGACCAGGACAATGTTCAATTACAATTGCATAAGCTTTGTATTATGTATAACTTGTATTCGTCGTCATAAAGTATAACCAGCTAATAAAGTGGTCTGGAAAGACACATGTTTACATTTATAACAAGTATATAAGGCAACATTTCACCATGAGGGTTTTATTACCATAAGCTGAGGCAGGAGACAGGTGACTTGAAGTCAGAAGGTAGTAGTGGGATCACTTGACGAGTATTGGACATCACATAAGTTGATGTCATGTGGGGTAAAAAGTTAAGATGTCTGAAAGCTTGTGTGAAGTACATACATTCATAAAGGTACTGGGGGCTAGAAAGCGTAAATCGTCGAGGAAAAAGCCTGTAATTTCATCTCTTTTGTTCTGTTTTTTCATGGTGAAAGAAATTGCATCTAGGCATTTTTTATATGTAAACTTTGAGGAAAAGTCTGTCCTCTCTAGTTTGGAGTAAAACATCAAGAAAAGACAGGTGTTTTCTTTTTCCACTTTAATAGTAGACTTGTGTTCCTAGACATGATGACTAGTACATCGTCCATGTATCGCATTCAGATGACTAAGTTTGGTATGGTGGTATGCTGGTACCATTCTTAAACCGGATCAGTTTAAGATTAGTTGCTGACTCTTATTTGATGTCTTCCTGACTAAACATTGTTTAGAGATTATGTAGAGTTTGTCTTATTAAAAATTATCATTGTTGACCGAATAGCTGTTCTGTTTGTATCATTAATATATAATTCTCAAGGCGATGGTGTTTTCCTTTAGAAAGGAATTGGGTAGTGActcagagggagagagaaaaagagaga
This region includes:
- the LOC128692395 gene encoding uncharacterized protein; the protein is MEGKCNLECWCHVPTRGQNKPPCYVCVLQTCSSCKSEITPSAPPLSPVEFLLLQQEEEATLSYKNPEVALGLVGSDEISYGWRAKFTSSEDPLVVDLNTSPDLDNNNSHPSSETAEVEGYLSREAFSETPEAFVRRSPAKSEQFQDVSQEESVKENSEPTKGDLSELIKSLVLGNDDILQDSATNRLNSFDRWNSLDSLSQRRESWQHENNPRLRGTRKDHYQTPSTGSALLSVSHDMLHVRSHKYSNSVMTERHYKSINRIHRRETSAEAAVRYKLMLSTESRRS